A stretch of DNA from Candidatus Cloacimonadota bacterium:
GCAACAGCAGTGGAAACGGCTTCAGTGAAAAATTTCCATCCTTTGTACTCAAAGCAAAAAATAAAAAAGACAGCGACCGCAATGAAGAGATTGCCAGGGAAGCAGATTATATCGCCCGTACAACAGGGAAGAGATCCTTTCCCTGGCGTGTGATGATGATAGCAGAAACAGATGACGAGCTGATTACAAATGACCTTGTATATACACTTTCCCGCAAAGGGAAATCACAAAACTTCGAATGGGTAAAACCCGGCCGTGTGGCATGGGACTGGTGGAATGCATGGAATATCTACAATGTGGATTTCGAGGCAGGAATTAACACGCAAACCTATAAATACTATATCGATTTTGCTTCGCAATACGGCCTTGAATACATCATCCTCGATGAAGGCTGGTCTAACACCACTGACCTATACAAGGTAATCCCTGAGATTGATCTGGAAGAGATCATCCGTTATGGAAAAGAAAAAAACGTAGGTGTAATTCTTTGGGTGCTTTGGAAACCGCTTTTTAAGCAATTGGAAATCCTCGACGAATTTCAGAAAATGGGCATTAAAGGTATAAAGGTAGACTTTATGCAACGCGCCGACCAATGGATGGTGGAATATTATGAGCTGATCGCAAACGAAGCAGCGAAACGGCAATTGCTGGTAGACTTTCATGGGGCTTTTAAGCCTTCAGGACTGCGCGCAAAATATCCTAATGTGCTAAGCTATGAAGGTGTCAAAGGGCTGGAAAATGCCAAGTGGTCGTTTGATATTACACCACACCACGATGCTACACTCCCGTTTACGCGTCAGCTTGCCGGACCTATGGACTACACCCCCGGAGCCATGCGCAACGGCGGATTAAAAAACTTCTTTATCAGCTGGACCCGTCCCATCAGTCAGGGAACCAGGGCACACCAGGTAGCACTCTATGTGATCTTTGAAAGCGGACTACAGATGTTCTGTGATAACCCCACCAATTACCTCAGGAATCCTGAAACGACAGATTTTATGTCCCAAATCCCTGTAACCTGGGATACCACCATCGTAAAGGAAGCAGTAGTGGGTGAATACCTCTTAGTGGCACGAAAAAAAGAGCAA
This window harbors:
- a CDS encoding glycoside hydrolase family 97 protein, which codes for MIRIFRTITMAILAVVLHAHATAQYSVSSPDNSLRVEVTVNNTPSYSVFLNKRMIVAPSEIALILDGEKTSDKYEVVIAKNKHISEEYNPIVPFKSSTVREDANSLIIAFTNSLSLEFRAYNNGVAWRWISDIPKEIKVENEITTFEFPSAGKVWFPEESSLISHYERRYVETLIDSISPDRFCSLPVLTSLRNGTKIAITEADLYNYPCLFLEGNSSGNGFSEKFPSFVLKAKNKKDSDRNEEIAREADYIARTTGKRSFPWRVMMIAETDDELITNDLVYTLSRKGKSQNFEWVKPGRVAWDWWNAWNIYNVDFEAGINTQTYKYYIDFASQYGLEYIILDEGWSNTTDLYKVIPEIDLEEIIRYGKEKNVGVILWVLWKPLFKQLEILDEFQKMGIKGIKVDFMQRADQWMVEYYELIANEAAKRQLLVDFHGAFKPSGLRAKYPNVLSYEGVKGLENAKWSFDITPHHDATLPFTRQLAGPMDYTPGAMRNGGLKNFFISWTRPISQGTRAHQVALYVIFESGLQMFCDNPTNYLRNPETTDFMSQIPVTWDTTIVKEAVVGEYLLVARKKEQNWYLGAITDEEAREFSLGTGFLPGGNFEITIFADGYNAHRTAEDFRILKKQIANGDTVNINMVAGGGWAAIIKPVSW